From a single Shewanella denitrificans OS217 genomic region:
- a CDS encoding ATP-binding protein — protein MQRTLLDSLIAWKNQPMRKPLLIDGARQTGKTFLLKTLFGKTFTHILRIDFLENPAYKEAFDGSLSPDELLMNLELITNQSFNPETDLLILDEIGECERAVTSLKYFAEKAPTYFVAASGSNIGLLNTFPVGKVEQYNLRPLTFQEFIYASKEAPLIKAFDTQVNSPAAHSKLMDKLTDYFFTGGMPEAVAAWYQFKDISILERVEKVTKIHSDLVAGYQRDFGKYAGKVDATLIESVFNSIPAQLSLVMDDSVKRFKFKNVHERKSRYSDFETAIHWLRCCRLALANYAIEGTPKAPLAAYKKDNRVKLFLFDVGLLNHMLRCSYKEIKQQNYEYKGYIAENFVQQELTAMGLDPSYSWNDARAEVEFIASNDEGAIFPIEVKSGKRTRAKSLASYIDKCAPSKTFKLTGSQGSSALEQTNIVMPLYYTQYLPSKW, from the coding sequence ATGCAGCGTACGTTACTAGACTCATTGATAGCATGGAAAAATCAGCCTATGCGTAAACCATTGCTGATTGATGGTGCTCGCCAAACGGGTAAAACCTTCTTACTGAAAACGCTTTTCGGTAAAACATTTACCCATATATTGCGCATAGACTTTCTGGAAAATCCTGCCTACAAAGAAGCCTTCGATGGCTCACTTTCACCAGATGAGTTATTGATGAACCTTGAGCTTATCACCAACCAATCCTTTAACCCCGAAACAGACTTACTTATTCTGGATGAGATTGGCGAGTGTGAACGCGCTGTTACTTCTCTTAAATATTTTGCAGAAAAAGCACCGACCTACTTTGTGGCGGCAAGCGGCTCAAACATAGGTTTACTTAACACCTTTCCGGTTGGCAAGGTCGAGCAATACAATTTACGTCCTTTGACCTTCCAAGAGTTTATTTATGCATCCAAAGAAGCGCCCTTGATCAAGGCATTTGATACACAAGTGAACTCACCTGCAGCGCACAGCAAATTAATGGATAAACTCACGGATTATTTTTTTACTGGCGGTATGCCTGAGGCGGTTGCCGCCTGGTATCAATTCAAAGATATCAGCATTTTGGAACGCGTTGAAAAGGTGACTAAAATACATTCTGACTTAGTCGCTGGATACCAACGTGACTTTGGTAAGTATGCCGGTAAAGTGGATGCGACCCTGATAGAATCCGTTTTTAATAGCATCCCAGCGCAGCTTTCTTTGGTGATGGATGATTCTGTTAAACGCTTTAAGTTTAAAAACGTTCACGAGCGTAAATCTCGCTATAGCGATTTTGAAACGGCTATTCACTGGCTAAGATGCTGCCGTTTAGCCCTAGCTAACTACGCCATTGAAGGCACACCCAAAGCGCCACTTGCCGCCTACAAAAAAGACAATAGGGTTAAGTTGTTTCTGTTTGATGTGGGCTTGCTTAACCATATGCTCCGCTGCAGCTATAAAGAAATAAAGCAACAAAACTACGAGTACAAAGGCTACATTGCTGAAAACTTTGTTCAGCAAGAGCTCACCGCCATGGGTTTAGACCCGAGTTACTCTTGGAATGATGCACGAGCAGAAGTCGAGTTCATTGCCTCAAATGATGAAGGTGCCATTTTCCCAATTGAAGTAAAAAGCGGTAAACGCACTCGTGCTAAATCGCTGGCATCCTATATAGACAAATGTGCACCGAGCAAAACATTCAAACTCACGGGTAGCCAGGGTTCTTCAGCATTAGAGCAAACCAATATAGTGATGCCGTTATATTACACCCAATACTTACCTTCAAAATGGTAA
- a CDS encoding thiol:disulfide interchange protein DsbA/DsbL, protein MKKALLMAAALLIAPLSAVAAEYKEGVHYTVINDGPATEKPEITEFFSFFCGHCYNFSKTVVPKIKTTLPEGVVFSQSHVEFIGNEMGVEMSRAFAVAHQLNVDEKMEAAIFAAIHDERKRLINRDDVRALFVANGVEGKDFDSAANSFMVNAQMSKMKRDTENAKLSGVPSLVVNGKYRVETGAVKSFDEVLAIAYHLTKLK, encoded by the coding sequence ATGAAAAAAGCACTACTTATGGCCGCTGCGCTATTAATCGCTCCATTGTCAGCCGTAGCCGCCGAATATAAAGAAGGCGTTCACTACACAGTGATTAATGATGGCCCCGCCACAGAGAAGCCAGAGATCACCGAGTTTTTCTCTTTTTTTTGCGGTCACTGTTACAATTTTTCTAAGACAGTTGTCCCGAAAATAAAAACAACCTTGCCAGAAGGTGTTGTATTTAGCCAATCGCACGTTGAGTTTATCGGCAATGAAATGGGCGTTGAGATGTCACGGGCGTTCGCCGTTGCTCACCAGTTAAACGTGGATGAGAAAATGGAAGCGGCTATTTTCGCCGCTATTCATGACGAACGTAAGCGCTTAATTAATCGTGATGATGTGCGCGCCTTGTTTGTGGCAAATGGCGTAGAAGGCAAAGATTTTGATTCTGCCGCGAATTCATTCATGGTGAATGCACAGATGTCTAAAATGAAGCGTGATACAGAAAATGCCAAACTCTCAGGGGTGCCATCACTGGTGGTTAACGGCAAGTACCGCGTTGAAACAGGTGCGGTTAAATCCTTCGATGAAGTGTTAGCGATTGCATACCATTTAACAAAACTTAAGTAA
- a CDS encoding DUF1107 domain-containing protein has protein sequence MRMFPVYAPKLIVKHARIFLTGVVWVQDLGRLEFEKGRFLMPKKSLPKVKQAISELNALIESQQQTSAV, from the coding sequence ATGAGGATGTTTCCTGTTTACGCGCCTAAGCTCATCGTAAAGCATGCCCGCATATTTTTAACGGGTGTCGTCTGGGTGCAGGATTTGGGGCGATTGGAATTTGAAAAAGGGCGTTTTTTAATGCCGAAAAAAAGCCTGCCAAAAGTAAAGCAGGCTATTAGTGAGCTCAATGCGCTGATAGAATCCCAACAGCAAACGAGTGCAGTTTAG
- a CDS encoding ERCC4 domain-containing protein produces the protein MADTAFLQRKMVLYYDDRGHADTLIHELSRYQDVSLVKKRLTLGDYQCHDWLIERKTLADLVHSLCDGRLFSQVARLAASSHHTALLIEGCAQDIANYQIHREALMGAICAITLNFHIPILRSLSQRETAKVLYFCITQLYRNDTDLQLTGRKPKRKKVANFLYYKVCLM, from the coding sequence TTGGCTGATACAGCATTTTTACAGCGTAAAATGGTGCTCTATTATGACGATAGGGGGCACGCCGACACCCTTATCCATGAGTTATCCCGCTATCAGGATGTATCTCTCGTCAAAAAGCGGCTAACGCTCGGTGATTATCAATGTCATGATTGGCTTATTGAGCGAAAAACCTTGGCCGACTTGGTTCATTCACTATGTGATGGACGCTTATTCTCACAAGTGGCTAGATTGGCAGCAAGCTCTCATCATACCGCTCTGCTCATCGAAGGCTGCGCTCAAGATATTGCCAATTACCAAATCCACCGAGAAGCCCTTATGGGGGCGATTTGCGCCATTACACTCAATTTTCACATCCCAATACTGCGAAGCCTATCACAACGTGAAACGGCAAAAGTACTGTATTTTTGCATCACTCAATTATACCGTAATGACACTGATTTGCAGCTTACTGGGCGTAAACCCAAGCGCAAAAAAGTCGCCAACTTTTTATACTACAAAGTTTGCCTGATGTAG
- a CDS encoding YSC84-related protein, protein MGSQAAAEPYSNAMANFKQAAESKAFFNTAYGYAIFPTVGKGGFGIGAAYGEGRVYRGGQFTGESTMTQVSIGFQIGGQAYSEIIFFKNAEAYNNFTSGSFEFSAQASAVALNAGASAQVGTTGNSANAGQSGGNQSTKASYVNGMAIFTSAKGGLMYEAAIAGQSFSFKPK, encoded by the coding sequence ATGGGCTCCCAGGCCGCGGCCGAGCCATACAGCAATGCCATGGCAAACTTTAAGCAAGCCGCAGAAAGCAAAGCCTTTTTCAATACGGCTTATGGCTATGCCATCTTCCCTACTGTGGGCAAAGGCGGTTTTGGTATTGGCGCCGCTTATGGTGAAGGCCGTGTGTATCGTGGTGGCCAGTTCACCGGTGAGTCGACCATGACCCAAGTGTCCATTGGTTTTCAAATTGGCGGCCAGGCTTATAGTGAAATCATTTTCTTCAAAAATGCCGAAGCTTATAACAACTTCACCAGCGGTAGCTTCGAGTTTAGCGCTCAAGCCTCTGCCGTGGCCCTTAATGCTGGCGCAAGCGCTCAAGTCGGCACTACAGGTAACTCTGCGAATGCTGGGCAGTCAGGTGGTAATCAGTCGACTAAGGCATCTTATGTCAATGGCATGGCGATATTCACCTCTGCCAAAGGTGGGTTAATGTACGAAGCCGCTATCGCTGGGCAATCTTTTAGCTTTAAGCCCAAATAA
- a CDS encoding RidA family protein codes for MIQRLDVSARMSSIVIHNNTVYLCGQVAKDKFSDITEQTRTMLEEVDALLLQAGSNREQMLSATIYLKDMQDYHEMNLVWDAWVPQGCAPARACVEAAIAEVEYRVEISVIAAINA; via the coding sequence ATGATCCAACGTCTTGATGTTAGCGCCCGCATGAGCAGCATAGTTATCCATAACAATACCGTCTATTTATGTGGTCAAGTTGCCAAAGATAAGTTCAGTGATATTACTGAGCAAACACGCACCATGCTAGAAGAGGTCGACGCCTTATTATTGCAAGCGGGCAGTAACCGTGAGCAAATGCTATCGGCCACCATCTACCTCAAGGACATGCAAGATTACCATGAGATGAATTTGGTTTGGGATGCTTGGGTGCCACAAGGATGCGCGCCGGCTCGAGCTTGTGTCGAGGCAGCTATCGCCGAAGTTGAATATCGGGTAGAAATATCTGTGATCGCAGCAATTAATGCTTAG
- a CDS encoding cell division protein ZapB, with amino-acid sequence MSLELLSQLETKIQATLENIELLKMELEEEKQKSTQLAEKNQKLQQDLNSWSDKVNGLVGLLNSEI; translated from the coding sequence ATGAGCCTCGAATTATTGTCCCAACTGGAAACCAAAATCCAGGCCACGCTTGAAAACATTGAGCTACTAAAAATGGAGCTTGAAGAAGAGAAGCAAAAGAGCACACAATTGGCTGAAAAGAATCAAAAATTACAACAAGACCTAAACTCTTGGAGTGACAAGGTTAACGGTCTTGTTGGTTTGCTTAATAGCGAAATCTAA
- a CDS encoding helix-hairpin-helix domain-containing protein, which translates to MPDVGPKLASRLLHHFNNVEAVFIASEAALMQVDGIGKQKAKKIREILTHS; encoded by the coding sequence TTGCCTGATGTAGGCCCTAAGCTTGCCAGCAGGCTTTTACATCACTTCAACAATGTTGAAGCTGTGTTCATCGCTTCAGAGGCCGCATTAATGCAAGTTGATGGCATAGGCAAGCAGAAAGCCAAAAAGATCCGTGAAATCCTAACCCACAGCTGA
- a CDS encoding serine/threonine protein kinase gives MTEVAFHFQALTPELILDGIESLGIYPETGLLALNSYENRVYQFRCDDGLRYVAKFYRPERWSEAQIQEEHDYALALAAEDIPIAAPCVYEGKTLHHYKGFMFTLFPSIGGRAFEVDNLDQLEAVGRFVGRIHQYAAKEKFAHREGLNPQILGVEPLAYLRQSGMVSAGMAEAFFTVAEQVLAKAQAIWQQHNFNSIRLHGDLHPGNILWTPDGPGFVDLDDARQGPAIQDLWMMVTGDRLQQLLQLDILLEGYQEFCDFDMRQLALIEPLRALRMLHYNAWLAKRWSDGAFPMNFPWFGDIKYWEQQTLSFKEQLSALDEPPLSLLGY, from the coding sequence ATGACTGAAGTTGCGTTTCATTTTCAAGCCCTGACCCCCGAGCTCATTCTCGATGGCATAGAGAGCCTAGGGATTTATCCTGAGACCGGGCTTTTGGCACTCAATAGTTATGAAAATCGTGTGTATCAATTTCGCTGTGATGATGGCCTGCGCTATGTGGCCAAGTTTTATCGGCCAGAGCGCTGGAGCGAGGCTCAAATTCAAGAAGAGCATGATTATGCACTGGCATTAGCGGCAGAAGATATTCCTATTGCAGCGCCTTGTGTGTATGAGGGTAAGACGCTGCACCACTATAAAGGCTTTATGTTCACCCTGTTTCCGTCTATCGGTGGGCGCGCCTTCGAGGTGGATAACTTAGATCAGCTTGAAGCCGTAGGGCGTTTTGTTGGCCGCATCCACCAATATGCCGCCAAGGAAAAATTCGCCCACAGAGAAGGGTTAAATCCACAAATTTTGGGGGTTGAACCCTTGGCGTATTTACGTCAATCAGGCATGGTGTCAGCGGGCATGGCAGAGGCGTTTTTTACCGTCGCCGAGCAAGTGCTCGCCAAAGCGCAGGCCATTTGGCAACAGCATAATTTCAACAGCATACGGTTACATGGCGATTTGCACCCAGGCAATATTCTCTGGACCCCAGACGGCCCAGGTTTTGTTGACTTAGATGATGCTAGGCAAGGGCCCGCTATCCAAGATTTATGGATGATGGTTACCGGAGACAGGCTGCAGCAATTGTTACAACTGGATATATTGCTTGAAGGCTATCAAGAATTTTGTGATTTTGATATGCGTCAGCTTGCACTCATTGAACCGCTGCGAGCCTTAAGAATGCTGCATTACAACGCCTGGCTTGCAAAGCGCTGGTCTGATGGTGCCTTTCCAATGAACTTCCCTTGGTTTGGCGACATTAAGTATTGGGAGCAGCAGACCTTAAGTTTCAAAGAGCAGTTAAGTGCGCTCGATGAGCCGCCGCTGAGTTTATTGGGCTATTAA
- a CDS encoding S9 family peptidase, giving the protein MSRLYISHKARLLSLLLFLPLVAMSLSAHSAQRDHQITIDDFFGLSTLTQSQLSQDGKQAVWVESRWDKALDRTQTELWHIDTNSRKTTRLTFSDENESNPAWSPDGRYVYFIAKIGEKDPLHPYQGIAQIYRIAATGGQPQMITKSITGINAFELNKSGDSIYFSTNKEVTDKDHFASLRADHSKVNYAQGKKTTNPIYRLNLQHFSQELLLDDDKVVWQFSVNDNETKIARITTTDNELIFLEGRSNIEVFDIKQANNILLADDKWREKAPSAYGWLLGLDWHHDNQRLAFRIDFDGFPGQLFVANTAAKQAVINRVTPPSQVTFFGDDLLWRGNSNDICYRGAYKARVKLYCTEMKAMTQGKSRAVIEGDLVIGNYSFTASGKQVGVSHDGLDHVSDLFIADADSPRAQLKRLTNINPQIDSWKLPQISIVKWQATDGTQVEGILELPFGYNKAQGKLPLVVQLHGGPTAATPYALQHRSYGRSTFSAQGWALFSPNYRGSIGYGDKFLTDLIGREHDIEVQDILSGVDKLISDGLVDADKLAVMGWSNGGYLTNALISSSERFKAASSGAGVFDQRLEWMLEDTPGHVINFMQGLPWEQAEAYTKASSLTHANKITTPTLIHIGENDERVPLGHAQGLYRALNHYLNVPVELIVYPGEGHGLNQYQHRKTKMEWDRRWFDYYVLGKD; this is encoded by the coding sequence ATGAGCCGCCTTTATATTAGCCATAAGGCACGCCTGCTCTCATTGCTGCTGTTTCTTCCCTTGGTTGCCATGAGCCTAAGTGCTCACTCTGCTCAGCGCGATCATCAAATCACCATCGATGACTTTTTTGGCTTGTCGACCCTAACCCAAAGCCAACTTAGCCAAGATGGCAAGCAAGCCGTTTGGGTAGAGAGCCGCTGGGATAAGGCACTAGACAGGACTCAGACCGAGCTGTGGCATATCGATACCAACAGCCGTAAGACCACCCGGCTGACCTTCAGTGATGAGAATGAATCTAACCCTGCTTGGAGCCCAGATGGCCGTTATGTGTATTTCATCGCAAAAATAGGCGAGAAAGACCCGCTTCATCCATATCAAGGGATAGCGCAAATTTACCGCATTGCCGCAACCGGTGGTCAGCCGCAGATGATCACTAAGTCCATTACTGGCATTAATGCCTTCGAGCTCAATAAAAGCGGTGACAGCATTTATTTTTCCACCAATAAAGAAGTCACAGACAAAGACCACTTTGCCTCTTTAAGGGCCGACCACAGCAAGGTCAACTATGCCCAGGGTAAAAAAACCACCAACCCCATCTACCGTTTGAACTTGCAACACTTTAGCCAAGAATTGCTCTTAGATGATGACAAGGTGGTTTGGCAATTTAGCGTTAATGACAATGAAACCAAAATTGCTCGCATCACCACCACAGATAACGAGCTTATCTTCCTTGAGGGCCGCTCTAACATTGAAGTGTTCGATATTAAGCAAGCTAACAATATTCTCCTGGCGGATGATAAGTGGCGCGAAAAGGCACCTTCAGCCTACGGTTGGCTCCTGGGGCTAGATTGGCATCATGACAACCAAAGGCTGGCTTTTAGGATAGATTTCGATGGTTTCCCTGGGCAATTGTTTGTTGCCAATACCGCAGCCAAACAGGCTGTTATCAACCGAGTAACCCCTCCAAGCCAAGTCACTTTCTTTGGTGATGACCTCCTTTGGCGTGGCAACAGCAATGACATTTGTTATCGCGGCGCATACAAGGCCAGAGTCAAACTCTATTGCACTGAAATGAAAGCCATGACCCAAGGTAAGAGCCGCGCCGTGATTGAAGGGGATCTTGTCATAGGCAACTACAGTTTTACCGCTTCAGGCAAGCAAGTCGGGGTCAGCCACGATGGCTTAGATCATGTCAGTGACTTGTTTATTGCCGATGCCGATAGTCCAAGAGCCCAACTAAAACGCTTAACCAATATCAACCCGCAAATAGACAGCTGGAAACTGCCACAAATTTCCATCGTGAAGTGGCAAGCAACCGATGGCACCCAAGTTGAGGGCATTCTAGAACTGCCCTTTGGTTACAATAAAGCCCAAGGAAAATTACCCTTAGTGGTACAGCTTCATGGCGGCCCAACGGCTGCGACCCCCTATGCACTGCAACACAGATCCTATGGCCGCAGCACCTTTAGCGCCCAAGGCTGGGCGTTATTCTCGCCCAATTACCGTGGCTCTATCGGCTATGGTGACAAATTTTTAACTGACTTGATTGGCCGCGAGCACGACATAGAAGTCCAAGACATACTCAGTGGTGTCGATAAGCTCATTAGTGATGGCTTAGTGGATGCCGATAAACTTGCAGTTATGGGTTGGAGTAACGGTGGCTACTTAACCAATGCGCTGATAAGCAGTAGCGAGCGCTTTAAAGCGGCAAGCTCAGGGGCGGGCGTATTTGATCAGCGATTAGAGTGGATGTTAGAGGACACGCCAGGTCACGTAATAAATTTCATGCAGGGCCTACCCTGGGAGCAAGCAGAAGCCTACACTAAGGCATCGAGCCTTACCCATGCCAACAAGATAACCACCCCGACATTAATCCACATAGGTGAAAATGATGAGCGTGTGCCTTTAGGTCATGCACAAGGTTTGTATCGAGCATTGAACCATTACCTTAATGTCCCTGTCGAATTGATAGTCTACCCAGGTGAAGGCCATGGCCTAAACCAATACCAACACAGAAAGACCAAGATGGAGTGGGATCGACGCTGGTTCGACTACTATGTACTCGGTAAAGACTAG
- a CDS encoding YecA family protein, whose translation MKTGRNDPCPCGSAKKYKNCCMDAISKQNSALLDDISQVTAMNPNLTHDELDLVLQQKAFAQNNRPIADFCGLSPAQMANWLYAPFNELNCVAISPPDDLSSSPVMRYLEVILDEAMAQNGSFKATSKGNLPTKLVKQASGLLPEFAVAQFSTNISISEYAGSNEDKFNALHYTRILAELSGIIYRKSGSYHVKKAAQKQYQSQGLTAFFLPMLEAAITKYNWGYLDSWEHDAVLSTFWLFMLWRLQSHASVDELIDEVATAFPDLLHQFPADKYRTPQAQLGMGIDSRFLKRFLQFWGFITLDPKRLFAEPREPRKVQIQPLLTQTFKFTI comes from the coding sequence ATGAAGACTGGGCGTAACGATCCTTGCCCTTGTGGCAGTGCTAAAAAATACAAAAATTGTTGTATGGATGCGATTTCAAAGCAGAATTCAGCGCTATTGGATGATATTTCACAGGTCACCGCAATGAACCCCAACTTGACCCATGATGAGTTGGATCTTGTGCTTCAACAAAAAGCGTTCGCGCAAAATAACCGCCCCATTGCTGACTTTTGTGGCCTGTCGCCAGCGCAAATGGCTAATTGGCTGTATGCGCCGTTCAATGAACTCAATTGTGTAGCAATAAGCCCCCCCGATGACTTATCGAGCAGCCCTGTGATGCGCTATTTGGAGGTGATCTTAGATGAGGCCATGGCGCAAAATGGCTCATTCAAAGCGACGAGCAAAGGCAACTTACCCACTAAATTAGTAAAACAAGCCAGTGGGTTGCTGCCTGAATTTGCTGTGGCACAATTTAGCACTAATATCAGTATCAGCGAGTATGCTGGCAGTAATGAAGATAAATTTAACGCGCTTCATTACACTCGCATTCTGGCCGAGCTTTCAGGGATTATTTACCGTAAAAGCGGAAGTTATCATGTTAAGAAAGCCGCCCAGAAGCAGTATCAAAGCCAAGGTTTAACGGCGTTTTTTCTACCTATGTTGGAAGCGGCAATAACCAAGTACAACTGGGGATACTTAGATAGCTGGGAGCATGATGCTGTTTTGAGCACCTTCTGGTTGTTTATGCTGTGGCGCTTGCAAAGCCATGCCAGCGTAGATGAGTTAATTGATGAGGTTGCCACGGCTTTCCCTGATTTACTGCATCAGTTTCCAGCGGATAAATACCGCACGCCACAAGCGCAGCTCGGCATGGGTATTGATTCACGCTTTCTGAAACGTTTTTTACAGTTTTGGGGATTTATTACCCTCGACCCTAAGCGGTTGTTTGCAGAGCCGCGCGAACCGCGAAAAGTGCAGATACAGCCACTGTTGACACAAACCTTTAAATTCACAATTTAA
- a CDS encoding DUF3630 family protein, giving the protein MITITSVQLNQQALSLLIEADIDFDAFEAFAEPLAQALDCQVRERQWGADRHQWLLDFEGSPLWLNYEFYGDICWLSTQNEAEFDVLQYLAGLLQPLITKGANKND; this is encoded by the coding sequence GTGATCACAATAACGTCTGTACAATTGAACCAACAGGCCTTGAGCTTGCTTATCGAGGCAGACATAGACTTTGACGCCTTCGAGGCATTTGCCGAACCTCTGGCACAGGCGCTCGACTGTCAAGTGCGTGAGCGTCAATGGGGCGCAGACAGGCATCAATGGTTATTGGATTTTGAAGGTTCACCCTTGTGGCTGAATTACGAATTTTATGGCGATATTTGCTGGTTATCGACCCAAAATGAAGCTGAGTTCGATGTATTGCAATACCTTGCTGGTTTGTTGCAGCCGTTGATCACTAAAGGAGCGAATAAAAATGACTGA
- a CDS encoding branched-chain amino acid aminotransferase, translated as MDIKYNLKPVSERRTQAFIPEGNLGFGSLRTDHMFMMDYSEGEWRDPRIVPYGPFEMAPGAMSLHYGQSIFEGAKAFMHEDGEIYTFRLDKNAERMNRSADIVCIPNLPEEMQLAAINALIDVDRLWFPQQDGACLYIRPFIFATEDRLSVSPSQKYTFCVIMSPSGAYYATGVNNAIRLLISKKFHRAVAGGTGASKAAGNYAASLRAGKAAAEYGAAQVLYLDASNTQIEEVGAMNHFHVLKDGTVIIPSFTDTILQSITSKSILELGHLLGCEVRQETVMLDKFIADIESGEIIEAGGFGTAAVVSAVGSYIFEDGRIVTVGDGKVGPFTQRIYKLYTDLQKGNSPAPEGWVKQVPRLAK; from the coding sequence ATGGACATAAAATATAACTTAAAACCGGTTTCAGAGCGTCGTACACAAGCTTTTATTCCAGAAGGTAATTTGGGCTTTGGCAGCTTAAGAACCGATCACATGTTTATGATGGATTACAGCGAAGGTGAATGGCGCGATCCCCGTATTGTGCCTTATGGCCCGTTTGAGATGGCCCCAGGCGCTATGTCGCTGCATTATGGTCAGTCGATTTTTGAAGGCGCAAAAGCCTTTATGCATGAAGACGGTGAAATCTATACTTTTAGATTGGACAAGAATGCCGAGCGTATGAACCGTTCTGCGGATATCGTCTGTATTCCTAATCTGCCTGAAGAGATGCAACTTGCGGCAATTAATGCGCTGATCGATGTGGATAGACTGTGGTTCCCACAGCAAGACGGCGCCTGTTTATATATTCGGCCATTTATTTTTGCAACCGAAGACAGATTGTCTGTTAGCCCAAGCCAAAAATACACCTTCTGCGTCATCATGAGCCCAAGCGGTGCTTATTATGCCACTGGGGTGAATAATGCCATTCGTTTGCTTATCAGTAAGAAGTTCCACCGTGCGGTAGCGGGTGGCACTGGCGCCTCAAAAGCGGCGGGTAACTATGCGGCGTCATTGCGAGCAGGTAAAGCGGCGGCCGAGTACGGTGCGGCTCAGGTATTGTATCTCGATGCCAGCAACACCCAGATTGAAGAAGTGGGTGCCATGAACCATTTCCATGTGCTTAAAGATGGCACAGTGATCATCCCAAGCTTCACCGACACCATATTGCAATCTATCACCTCGAAATCGATACTCGAACTCGGGCATTTATTGGGTTGTGAAGTCAGGCAAGAAACCGTGATGTTGGATAAATTTATTGCCGACATAGAATCTGGCGAAATCATTGAAGCCGGCGGTTTTGGCACCGCAGCCGTGGTATCGGCGGTAGGCTCATACATCTTTGAAGATGGCCGTATTGTGACTGTAGGGGATGGCAAAGTAGGCCCCTTTACTCAGCGCATCTACAAGCTCTACACTGACTTGCAAAAAGGCAACAGCCCTGCACCAGAAGGTTGGGTAAAACAAGTGCCAAGGCTAGCAAAATAA
- a CDS encoding Fic family protein, which yields MSTPIAPLPLANIEQWETRAVLKKTAEAHRYLAELKGVAASIPNEAILINTLALQEAKDSSEVENIVTTHDELYKANLFEEAITNPATKEVQDYAYALKQGFQSARQSKLIRLSDILAIQQNLEHNTAGLRKLPGTDLKNARSGEVVYTPPQHADEIASLMDNLVQFINNDELCDADPLVKMAIIHHQFETIHPFYDGNGRTGRIINILYLVTKDLLNLPVLYLSRFIIHHKANYYANLQAVRDSGNWEPWLLFMLDGIIDTAQNTISLITEMKTLMANVKQGIREQLPKLYSQDLLNNLFNHPYTKIDFIVEELGVTRITATKYLEQLVEHGFLAKQKVGRANYYINSPLCQVLIAHS from the coding sequence ATGTCTACCCCCATTGCCCCCTTACCACTGGCCAACATTGAGCAATGGGAGACCCGTGCTGTGCTCAAAAAAACGGCTGAAGCGCATCGCTACTTGGCCGAACTAAAAGGCGTGGCGGCAAGCATTCCCAATGAGGCTATTTTAATCAATACGTTGGCCTTACAAGAGGCAAAAGACAGCTCTGAAGTTGAAAACATCGTCACCACCCATGATGAACTCTACAAAGCCAACCTCTTTGAAGAGGCCATTACCAACCCCGCAACCAAAGAAGTACAAGATTACGCCTATGCATTAAAACAAGGCTTTCAGAGCGCCAGACAAAGCAAGCTCATTCGCCTGAGCGATATTCTCGCCATTCAGCAAAACCTTGAGCACAACACCGCAGGGCTACGTAAGCTACCGGGAACCGACTTGAAAAATGCCCGTTCCGGCGAAGTGGTATACACACCACCACAACATGCCGACGAGATCGCCAGCTTGATGGATAACCTAGTGCAATTTATCAATAACGATGAATTGTGCGATGCCGACCCGCTAGTTAAAATGGCCATTATCCACCACCAGTTTGAAACTATTCATCCTTTTTACGATGGCAATGGCCGCACCGGTCGTATCATCAATATTTTGTACTTGGTCACCAAAGATCTGCTCAATTTACCCGTGTTGTATTTAAGCCGTTTTATTATTCATCACAAAGCGAACTACTACGCCAACTTACAAGCGGTACGTGATAGTGGCAATTGGGAACCTTGGCTACTGTTTATGCTCGATGGCATTATCGACACCGCGCAAAATACCATTTCTCTGATCACCGAAATGAAAACCCTCATGGCGAATGTCAAACAGGGTATTCGTGAGCAACTGCCAAAGCTCTATAGCCAAGATTTACTCAATAACCTGTTTAACCACCCCTACACCAAAATTGACTTTATTGTCGAAGAGCTTGGGGTCACGCGTATCACCGCCACCAAGTATTTAGAACAACTGGTCGAGCACGGCTTTTTGGCGAAACAAAAAGTCGGTCGAGCCAATTACTACATCAACTCGCCACTGTGCCAAGTATTAATCGCACACAGCTAA